In Jaculus jaculus isolate mJacJac1 chromosome 11, mJacJac1.mat.Y.cur, whole genome shotgun sequence, the following proteins share a genomic window:
- the Ogn gene encoding mimecan, giving the protein MHRHEHLLRKTTKTFKTALTGKESFSPARRPLVYYLPFTLNAAEMKTVHSTLLLLLFVPLAEPAPPPQLDTHSNYEYATDNYEETKFSQDYEDEYLDGKTPEEKETLTPDEKSLQLQKDESVTLPPKKETDEMPTCLLCVCLSGSVYCEEVDIDAVPPLPKESAYLYARFNKIKKLTAKDFADMPNLRRLDFTGNLIEDIEDNTFSQLPLLEELSLAENQLLRLPVLPPKLTLFNAKHNKIKSKGIKANTFKKLNKLSFLYLDHNDLESVPPNLPESLRVIHLQFNSITSITDDTFCKANDTRYIRDRVEEIRLEGNPIILGKHPNSFICLKRLPVGSYI; this is encoded by the exons ATGCACAGGCATGAACACCTACTGAGGAAAACCACAAAAACCTTCAAAACAGCTCTGACG GGAAAAGAGAGTTTTAGCCCAGCCAGGAGGCCCCTAGTTTATTACCTTCCATTCACCTTGAATGCTGCTGAAATGAAGACTGTACATTCTACCCTTCTCCTATTACTGTTCGTGCCTCTGGCAGAGCCAGCACCACCACCTCAGCTGGACACGCACAGTAACTATGAGTATGCAACAGATAACTATGAAGAAACCAAGTTTAGCCAAGACTATGAAGATGAATACCTGGATGGAAAAACTCCTGAG GAAAAAGAAACTCTAACACCTGATGAAAAAAGTCTTCAGTTACAAAAGGATGAGAGTGTAACATTACCCCCAAAGAAGGAAACTGATG AAATGCCAACGTGCCTGCTGTGCGTTTGCTTAAGTGGCTCCGTGTACTGTGAGGAAGTTGACATTGACGCGGTGCCGCCCCTGCCCAAGGAATCAGCCTATCTGTATGCACGATTCAACAAGATTAAAAAGTTGACAGCCAAAGATTTTGCAGACATGC CTAACTTAAGAAGACTCGATTTTACGGGAAATTTAATAGAAGACATAGAAGATAATACTTTCTCACAACTTCCCCTGTTAGAAGAACTTTCACTTGCTGAAAATCAATTACTGAGACTTCCAGTTCTTCCTCCAAAGCTCACCTTATTCAATGCAAAGCACAATAAAATCAAGAGTAAAGGAATAAAAGCAAATACATTCAAA AAACTGAATAAACTCTCCTTCCTGTATTTGGACCATAACGACCTGGAATCTGTGCCTCCTAATTTGCCAGAAAGTCTACGTGTAATTCATCTTCAG TTTAACAGCATAACTTCAATTACAGATGATACCTTCTGCAAGGCTAATGACACTCGCTACATTCGGGATCGGGTTGAAGAGATTCGCCTGGAGGGCAATCCGATCATCCTGGGAAAGCATCCAAACAGCTTTATTTGCTTAAAAAGATTACCTGTCGGGTCCTACATTTAA